One window of Oscillospiraceae bacterium genomic DNA carries:
- a CDS encoding AbrB/MazE/SpoVT family DNA-binding domain-containing protein — translation MSTGVIQKWGNSSGIRIPKVILSQASISPNDEVDIMAEDGKIIIRKAARKRHMRLEERLKDFQGEYVFEEADWGKPVGNEIW, via the coding sequence ATGAGTACTGGTGTTATTCAAAAATGGGGCAACAGCAGCGGTATACGAATACCAAAGGTCATATTGTCGCAAGCGTCAATTAGTCCCAATGATGAAGTTGATATTATGGCAGAAGATGGGAAAATCATAATCAGGAAAGCAGCGCGGAAAAGACATATGCGGCTGGAAGAAAGACTTAAAGATTTTCAAGGCGAGTATGTCTTCGAAGAAGCAGATTGGGGCAAGCCGGTGGGGAATGAAATATGGTAA